The following is a genomic window from Vicia villosa cultivar HV-30 ecotype Madison, WI unplaced genomic scaffold, Vvil1.0 ctg.001502F_1_1, whole genome shotgun sequence.
ATCCCTTTGTTCAGCCCCCTAACGTTCCAGGACACAATCATGTCACCCCCAAGGGTATGTCTCTAGGGTCATTCAAAACACCTAAAGACTCAAAGATATTAGAACAATGGAGTGTTGTACCTGAGTTATCACATGTGACTTTCTTCCCATCTTCTTTCCTCCGCCTAATCTCTGTCCATGTACCTTTGTCCATTATCTCTTGCTCCTCCTGAGTGCTATCTTCCTTCTCTAATCCCTTATCACCAATCACGAGTCACTAACTTCATTCACCTCATCTACCTTTGTTGTCTTAGCTTGCCATACTTTGATAGGAGGTTTCTTATCAGTGGAGCATACATGGCCTATTTTTTGGCATCTTTCACAATACTGAGGCCTCCATTCAtattcaaccttctgttttcttACTCTCCCTTCATGGTCTCTGATGGAAATTTCTTCACACAATTTCTGCGTGACATCCACCTCCACCAGAAGCCTAGCATAACTCACACGAAGTTTCTCTGCTGTGCACTCATCCGTGAACAAGGGTATTCCCACAGCACTTCCAATCTTCCCTAAACTTTGAGCACCCCACATAGGTAGAGGAAGACCTGGTAGTTTAATCCAAATTGGGATCGATCTGAGCATATCCTTTGCCATGGTAAAATCATGCCTCCATTCCAAAAGAATCATTAGTTTGTTCTGAAAAGTGTATGGACCTTTCATCAGAACTTCATCTCTATCATCACCATTCTTGAATTTGAGTATGAAATAGCCTTCATCATTGTAGAACATGTCAGGCAGCGCAACAAAGTTCCACATACGACTCATATAATTCTTCATCGCATTCATGCTCAAATTGGTACCAATCACATACATGATCAACGAGTTCTCCCAAAACCTAATTTCCGCTTCCacatatttttcttcaatttcaacTTCAACAATTCCCTCCTTTATCTTTGGAGCAACAAATTGAAGTTGCTTTCCATTTGTTGTTTGCCTATTACCACTGATAACATCAACCCAAAGCTTGTTCTGATCCCCAATAGGTTTCGTCTTCATCTGTTCTTCCACCCTAGGTTCATCTTTGCTTTTCCCTTTTCCGTCACTATCCGTCACTTGCTTATCAAGATCCGATTCAGTAATCACCGTCCCATGTTCTTCCGGTATTGCTGCAGTCACCGGCGTAGTTGAGCCATCTCCATGTTTCGTTCCCGTCGATTGAGTCATCTTCTTCGGCGGTCTACCCCTTCCACGAGAGCTTCCCATGATTCCTCttatttatacaaaatatttatttaaatacatcaatatttattttatttaatattattttttattataataattattttatttattattttgtttattattattgttattattattgtttattttattttcttcttgtttgtaaattatttatataaaatatttatttatatacattaatatttattttgttaattttttttattatttattaatttcattttaattaatatatattaaaattgtattcagatttttaatattttctactATTGCCAAATAGAtaagtaattataatttttataaataatataatttttaatcatagtagcttaatattatattatattatatttattattataattattattattttattatttattattagttCAATATTATatcataatttattattattattattttctttattattattgttattactattaatattttaattataattattatgtttattactATGATTATCATAATTATttcgtttattattattattattattattattattattatttattaatgtaGGGACAAATTAGTAAAATACAATTAGGGAGTAAAGTTTTCAAAATaactaacaataataaaaaaaataaaaaatatttatattttataaatttgagaaaatatcactatgtaattattattaatatgttaTTTAATTAGAAATCAAAAGTTCATaattattttgagaaaaaaatatgaattttttgaaaAGAGACAATTGTATTGACTCTaatcaatttttagaattaattagttataaaaaatgaaaaattagtcaaaatattttcaatattatttatattattattaaatcatattattttactattattattagctagatattatattattattattattattattattagtggtggtttaatattatcattattattattattatattattattattatatattttaatattattagtaatTATGGTATTTAATTGGAGTTTGTGTGAAGAATTAAAAAAAGAGTGATAGAAATTCTAAATTCTAATATGATGCCACATAAGCATTAGAATTCTAATATGTTGCCACATtagatttagggttagggttgtgttcaagattgtcatcatgacaaccttggatttatattaagtagatgtcCTTATGTTTAATGGGATCTCATGATTAAGTttcacttaacatttcattaaacgGACTAGCTATTCTAGGAATTTTATTGTTTtgtaaaaataaacataataatgaagAAAtgagttaaataagtttttggtccctataaaatatctcaaatttcattcttagttcttataaaaaaagacatattttggtccctacaaaatttttatgcatgcaattttagTTCcagctattttctaaaattttaaaaactatttaacTATCCTTAAACTTTTagaattttgaataatttttttcatgcgtgtttagaataatataaaatatttcttgGCCAAATTACATAATTTCTAaattgagaagaattaaatatgaattttttaaatttcagaaaataatgataaaagtaatgcaaatttccatttagaaatcaaattttgagtttctctTTTTCGAGGAACTTCTTATAATGTTCTAAgcatgtaaaataatcattcaaaaatactcaTCAATTTAATACCAGGGACTAAAACTATGTGGATactaattttatagggaccaaaacatgtcatttttttaatagggaccaaaaacaaaatttgataattttatagggactaaaaacatatttaactctaaagaaatttcttttattattaataaattattctaTACAAGTAGTAAAAGTATTAGCCTTCAGGCTTTACACCAACACATACTTAAAACCAAACGCTTGAATTACGCATGGTAAAATGAGTGAATTCAAAACTTAATCCAAAGATCTACAAATGAAGAGGAGACTCATTAAACAAAATGAAAGCTTAGGATACAATCAACAAAACCGTATTGGGTTTCCCCTTAAAGTATTAGAGACATGCAACTTCAGTCTCCCCTCTTTTGATGTTTAGCAAGCTTTCACTTGGAACTGGGCCAACTTTGAGCCAAGGCAAATAAATGGTTGTGGCACCccctgaaacattgcacacacaacATCATGAAACACATAAAACAATTCTAGACTCACATTACAACTTCTCCCCATGTGACAAGATCAAAAAGAGATAAATATTAATGCGTCTAAACAACAAATGACAAGAAACATAAAAAAATCCATATGAACAAATGAGCAAAAAAGCTAATAAGAATATACAACATCATAGATCAGGTACATAACACAAAGATAAACAGCTACATGCAACAAACACGCAAATATACATGCAACAACATATCAACACAAATGTAAGTGATCAAAACTACTATGAATGCAAGATTAATGAACACGTATATGAATGCTCAAATGCACATAATTAATAATACGCGCTTAAAAAGACTTTAAATATAGAGATGAACAATCATAAGCATGCTAGAGATGGATGAGTGAAATAAAGAATGTAATAAGCAAACCAATGAACATATACAAAACAAACATACACACAACAATATAACCAAATACAAGAGTTATCGAGACATACCAATATAGTTCGGGGAACTATGATTTACTACAAGAGAGTGTTAgagaaaaacaaaaatacaaaTAGAAAAGGAAACTAAACAAATATCACAATCTATTTAAAAGCACGAGCAATTAAATATTCCCAATTCCCTAAAGATCTTTTGAAAAGGTTATGATGATAATGATTTTTTAAAGATGTCATCAAGGTGATTTTTTTCGTATCaacatattaaaaaataacatCCTCTTTTTCAACATCGTCTCTAAGAAAATTGTGTCGAATTTCTATATGTTTAGTTCGTGAGTGGAGTACCAGATTATTAGAGAGGCTTATCGAGCTAGTGTTATCGCACTTGATTGGAATACAACCAAGTTTTAAATCGTAATCTAGCAATTATTGCTTTAACCATAAaacttgtgcacaacaactaccagCGGCCACATATTCAGCCTCAACGGTAGAAAGAACAACGTTATGCTACTTCTTATTCTACCAAGAAACTAAACAATTTTCAAATAGGTGATGTATACCACCAGTCTTTTCATTATCCGACTTGCACCCCACAAAATCAGAATCAGAAAAACCTACTTAGCTACATGCGCTACCCTTGGGAAACCAAAGACTGTGTTGCGGGGTTCTATTAAGATACCTCAAAACTCTTTTAACGATCTTAAAGTGTGATTCCCTAGGTGACACATGATATCtggcacacatacacacactaaacataatatctaACCTACTTGTGGTTAAATAGAGTATGAATCCTATAATACCTCTATATTTGGTGATGTCAATCTCCACTCCATTCTCGTCTTTGTAAATCAACATGTTTTAAGCCATGGGCATTGAGATGCTCTTCAAATATTGCATGTATAACTTCTTGATAAGCTCTAAGCAATATTTTGTTTTGCTTATGAAAGTTATTTCTTTGACTTGCTTGATTTTCAATCCTAAGAAATACGTGAGCTCTCCCATGAGGGACATTTCGAATTTACAGCTTGATACTAGGCAATATCTtgcaaaaaaaattcattattggtacaaaatataatatcatcaatgtAAATTTGAACTAAATTAAATATGCAACTTTTCATGCAAAAACAAATATATtgtgaaaaacatttaatgcaaggtgaattaaaaaaatttaatgcaaCTAAAACATTATTTTGATGtagatgaaaaataaattttgatgcAAATTAAAAATAGTTGAATGATCATGATGAAATGAAAATAATTAAGGTAAATTAAGTGTAACTACGTGAGATAGAGAAGAAAGAAACATTCATACCAATTACCATGATCTAGGACTAAACTTCCTACACAAGTAAAGTTAACAAATAACAACACTAACATAACAAAAAGAATACAATACAATCAAAAATATGATTTGATACACCCTCTTCACTTGTACTGAGATTCCATTAATATTCCTAGACACTCCTGCACAAAATATCAATAGATAAAACTAAATATCCAATTTTAATTGGCTCGTTAAGGGTAGTTAAAGAACACTCGGGTATCCATGTCATTTTACCTTAGGAACTTGGATATTTCTAATATGACAATGAGGCATAATGTGACATTTATAACCACAATAATGACATACAACTTTAGATGAGATATTTTTCTATTTCTTCTAGTAAGTTGAGGGTTTTTTCTTAAAAACGGTCCCAATATCACTTGAGGAAGTAGAATTAGTTGTAGATAAtgaataatatgtgttaattGTCTTTTGATATTCCCAATTTCATGTATTAAATTTGGAAAAGTAACACATTCCACTTTTTCTACCTTTTCAACTAAAGTGTTAGAAACATTAAAACACTCATCAACTAGACATGTATGCACTTCCTTTAAGGAATCCAAAGCACTATTAAGATCATTAAcatatttgttaatttttaaaatggtTTTCTTTTGGAgataaattttcttaaaagcgTATATTAAATCCACATACATTTCATTAAAAGCTTTCGACAATTCTCTATATGAAAGTTCAACTTTAGGATCATAAGTGTATACACGTGGGTCTTCACTTTTCTTTCGTGCCATTAAACATAGGTTAGCACATTCATCATTCGAGATTAAGCAGGAATCTAAATAGGAGCTTTCACCCTCTTCTTCCCATGCAATATAGGCTCTATAACCTTTGGCTCTTTTGCCCTTCATCTTTTGTAATTCCTTATCCTTATTTTTATGATGCTTAGTGAGACTAAGGCAGTtagtgtaagtttaagagtgcgcctaagaggggggagggggtgaattaggaatttgaaaatttattcggtttttgaatacttgtttttattttctggttTGGTTCAAGAGTTTATACACGTGTTTCAttcttttttggtttttgatttgtgatgaaagcggtaaatgcataaaagtaaagaacacaatgatgtatactggttcccctcacaatccgagagtactccagtccccttacgcagtaagagatttcactattgttagatatttgtacaagCCTAATCCCAAGACTTATCTTACAATCTTCGAACAAGCAAACCACCAAGAGCAACCCTCTTGGATCTATCAAATTGAAATAAGAACAATCCTCTCCCTTTCAacctcttgcttccaacaatcttggacaACAAGGAATACAAAACCAAGTAATCttaattccaacaatcctggaaaaTAAGATTTGAATACAACAAGTTTTTAAGAATATGAAATTTGTAGGATAATTATCACTTTGAGTGATGTATAAATataattgatcttcccttccTATAACAATAATTCACAAGTActtaaagtaatagattgctcaagtattttctggtttgataatatgaaagtgtgtagaaaatatcttgaatAAAGGTTGAAGAATGACAATGTGAATTCTGAAGATTTCTAAGAGTTTGATTGGAAGAGGTAATTTATGATTTGAAAATCTTTGTATTTATATGTGCATAACACCCTTTTgaaacatggcaaaagaatgatGAATTACCATGAACAAATGTCAATTTGAAATGAAATGGTTCCATGAAGTGGTGCATGAAAGTGTGTCTAAAAAGCTACTGGTTTTTCAGATTCGTAcagggtgcaatcgattgcacaaaaACAACAATTGATTGCACAAGGGCCAACAactgtattttttgaaaaatcttcagcaagcaatcgattgcaccaatacagcaatcgattgcactaatAAGACAAAAAATCTACTAAGTGTTTTTAGGCAATATTTTTGAAAAAGCTttagtgagcaatcgattgcccAAAaacagcaatcgattgcacaaatAAGACAGAAAATATGCTAAGTGTTTTTAAGCAATATTTTTGAAAATGCTTCAGTGAGCAATCAATTGCACCAAtgcagcaatcgattgcacagagGAAAACTTGATAAATTTGCCTAAGACTTTTGTGTTATGGGCATGGATAAGATATGTaatgaattttgatattttgagcAACTAAGACTTAAATATTTTGTGAGAGTTATTGTTATACCTTCTTTTTTATGCTTGAACCATAGTCTTAACTAAATGTTTTATGTTTGAATAACATCTTTGCCTTCTTGATACTAAGAGATTTGTCTTCATAAAAACAAAGTCCTTCATTGAGAAGCTTGAGTTTACAATTAGTTCTACAATGTCCTTATTATTCTCACTCATAACATGTGATATCTTCATCCTTTTTCTTATGTTATCTTTTAGGCGGAtaagattttttgaaatttatcaAACCTTTATCGAAATGCTTGAGCTTGTTTATTTTCAAGTATCGATTGTGGCGTCTAACAAATAACCCCCATCTCTTCTTCATTAGGAGATTATCCGCTACAATGATCACTTTTTCCCTTTGAATTATTCACTTTACATGACGTTACGTTCAAAGAAATatcctttttctcttcttttcattTATCTTTCCTTTTCAAATTTACTTCGCTATCCAAGAGTTGTTTCAGCTTATTTCATGTTAATTAAGTTTCCCAAACAGCTTTGTGATGTCCGAAGTATGAAGATCGTTATATTCTTTTATGGAGGTAACCTACAGTTGCCATTCCTTACACATTGATCTTAATATTTTGTAGCACAATCTTTGTTAGAGACAGACTTTCCTAAgttgtttattttgttaattaagtgGAGGAAACAAGTATGCATGGATTCCACAGATTCTCTGGGTTCCATACGGAAAAGTTCGAACTCCTCTATTAATATGTTGATCTTATAATCCTTGACATCTTCAGTTCCCTCGTAAAGGGTTTGAAGAGCGTCTCACATAACTTATGCGCTCTTACGATGTGAAATAGAGTATAATACTTTCACGCTTAAATTTGAGATAAATATATTCTTCACTTTCAAGGCATACGAAGCATTTTTGGTTTCATCATCTAACCAATCTTTTGGGTGTTTAATAAATTTATCAACTTCGCTTCTAGGGATGAAAAACCTGTCGATAACTGTTATTCATAAATTTTTGTCAACTGATAGTAAATGTACATACATGTTTCCTTTCCAAAAGCATGATTCTCGCCTTTAAAAATTGGCGCTCTATTGTACGCTCCCTTTGGATCGTCGTCACCCATATTCCCAAACTTTTGAGTCTCTTAAACTTGATCAAAAGACCAGCTCTAAGGCCAATTTTTGAGTGAGAATACGGATTAGAAGAACAGTCTAGAGAGGGGTGAATAGACCCTTTTAAAAAGTTTGACCGATTTTCAAAATGAAATATCATAGTTTTCAAAGCAGAAGTCTTAGTAAAAACTAAAGACTATATGCTTGAATTGGAAATTAATCACAGATATAGTTACTCAATTAACAACTATCTCAGATTGATTAGAGAGTGTGTCCAAAGAATTACAAACTACAATGAATTGAAAATTCCAAAATTGCATGAGATGTGTTCTTTACAAAGTCCAATTACTATAGGATACTAACATGACAATTTGCAAATTTTAATCATTACTAAAACACAAATGGGTTCCAATTCAAAACCTAAAAGTATGTAATAATCACTATCAACAAGAATTAACGATAAACTACACTAAGAAACTATTACCTAAATATGCAATAATATAcgaaaattaaaatgcaagagagagagagagagagagagagagagagagagagagagagagagagagagagagtacacCGATATGAATAGTGGTTCAGATCTATCGTCCTCGCAGAAGCCTACTCCACTCTCCAATAGTTTCCCATTGAAAGTTTTTCTTATAacatgttttgaaaaatattacacGAGTTTATACAATCAAAAAATCCATAATAAGTAGAGGAAATAAATCACATATctggatcttgacttgtatacaaCCTTGATGTCGAATACTCTACAATTTTTTTACTCAATTCTTGTTTCTTGACTCTTTAGCTTCACCAATATGCTTAAAGTCTTTGTATTTGGCAATCCCCTTGATCCCACTGATTTCTTGAGTGGTGAACTTTCTGAAGATAAAGAAGAACTCCTACCTTTTCTATAAGCTTCCGCACAACACTACCAAGGTCAACCTGGAGAGAAGAAACTCCTTCTTTTCATTGGAATTTGTCACCACCAATCCCAACTACAAAAATCTTGCAAGCTTCTTGAAAATATTTACACAACCTTCAAAGAAATGTTAGTGTCAGGACAAGTCTTTCCTAACAATTACACATCTTCTCACTTAAGATCTGAATTCAAAacatgaggttgaagatgaaataatTTTGTTTGTAAGATATTTGAGTTTACAAAAAATGGAAGTTGTTGTTACGTAGTTCGTTATAAAAAATATGAGATGACAAGGATTTATATGTGCTGGAGATTAAGCACAAAAGTAGATGAAAAATGGTTGTTTGATTGAAGTCAAGAACATTTGTTGAATTGAGTCAAGTGAACAAGTAGAGTGGAGCAAGATCAACATAGAATAAGTGACCCATTTTTTGTGTTTCGAGTCAAGTTATATGTATAATTCGTGTCATGAAAGGTCATGATTCGAGTCATGTTGAAATCCTAATTTGAATCAATTTGGATAGAGCCAAATaggaaaatgtaaaaaaaaactgtgtgattcaagtcatgtgtACGTAGTGATTCGAATAAAATTAGGTTGTGGCTAACAAGAACTGTGTTATTCCAAGCATGTGCAACTTGTGATTTGGGTCACAGTTTTgcatgattcgaatcaagtgAAAAATTTTATTCGAGTCACAGATGCAGAATTCTTCATGTTTTCCTTTATTTGATTTGAGTCATGATTTGTGAGTGATTCAAGTCACACACaataaaactcaatttttcatgtttttcaaaataatttgagaTTTCACTTCCCAAATAACTTGAACTAACATCAAACATAGTTCTTGTTCCATTAGCTCAACCAATTGACTTAAAACACGATGATCATACTCAAATGCAAACACTTGAATTATTCATGATAAAACAAATGGATTAAAAAATTAATCCAAATATGTACAATTGAAGAGGAGACtcaataaacaataataaatgaAACAAAAGCTTAGTAGACAAGCAACAAAGATGTAATAGGAGCATCATCTCACCTTAACTATGTGGTCAATATAGAAGCACCATCTCACCTTGTAActctaaataatatatatttccaaTTCTCATACAATTCTGCATAGGGCTCCATCAAACCTCTACCGAAAAATATCATAGGGTCACCCAATCACAGGAACATATGACCTCTACActataaaaagaaaacaatacCCCAACGATGGGGAAGACACCTAAGTGGCGACAAATGATCTCAAAGGCCATATTAATGATCCAACATTAGGTGTGGTATTGGAGAACATTAGCAGTCACCAGAATATCCACTTCAAATGGTGCAAAAGGTATCAAGAACCTTAATTCATGGATGATAGGAAAGTGCAAGTATAAATAAGGGGTAGATAAACCATCTAGAGTAGCCATATAGGCTCTTTCTGTTTTTGAACACAGTTCCAAGAACGCATCATCTTCATGGCATGTACTTGAGAACCTAATATTCTGACGTAAACTTGTGATCCTTTATGATCTAGAATATAAAGATACAATATTTCGAACATGGACATGTTTTGCATTCTTCTTCGTCATCAATTcttgataaaaataaaagagattggaaaatcCTCGTTAGGACCCCTAGAGTACTTGGATCCATATAAGCTTAATGCACCCCGTGACCTTTTCCTCTCTTATCACGGTTTAAAGATTAAAAAAGCGTTCCCACACCTGCGAGACTCCTTTGTTGAACAATGGAAATTCTAAAAATAAGAGGGAGATGGAAaggttttttctaaaaaaatgaaCCAAGGCCCTTTATAAGGGAAAAATCAAGAATGCAAGAAACATACTTGTCTAGCAGCACAACATGTTTGAGAAGTAGAAAAGGTTACACACGTCAAGTACATACGTAAGGGAAAACCTAGACAGAGTTTTCATAAGAAAACCATCATGAGTGGCATTAAATTCCACACATGTTTCTTTTCCTTTAAATGATTGAGCTTCCATAACTACCTGACGTTTTGACATCTCTAAAATTGATTGAATGATAACATAACACTCATGCGATCTCTCGAGGTGTACTAGAGCCCCCATCACGATGCATCTGCTCTTGAAGGACACACCCCTAACCGGGGGACTCATCCCTAACTAAGGGACTCGCCCTC
Proteins encoded in this region:
- the LOC131635497 gene encoding uncharacterized protein LOC131635497 yields the protein MGSSRGRGRPPKKMTQSTGTKHGDGSTTPVTAAIPEEHGTVITESDLDKQVTDSDGKGKSKDEPRVEEQMKTKPIGDQNKLWVDVISGNRQTTNGKQLQFVAPKIKEGIVEVEIEEKYVEAEIRFWENSLIMYVIGTNLSMNAMKNYMSRMWNFVALPDMFYNDEGYFILKFKNGDDRDEVLMKGPYTFQNKLMILLEWRHDFTMAKDMLRSIPIWIKLPGLPLPMWGAQSLGKIGSAVGIPLFTDECTAEKLRVSYARLLVEVDVTQKLCEEISIRDHEGRVRKQKVEYEWRPQYCERCQKIGHVCSTDKKPPIKVWQAKTTKVDEVNEVSDS